The Ziziphus jujuba cultivar Dongzao chromosome 7, ASM3175591v1 genome includes a region encoding these proteins:
- the LOC107425670 gene encoding transcription factor MYB52, with amino-acid sequence MGKSASNSSTTDFGRNCYRGHWRPAEDDKLRQLVERYGPQNWNFIAEHLDGRSGKSCRLRWYNQLDPNINKKPFTEEEEEKLLSAHKIYGNKWACIAKYFHGRTDNAVKNHYHVVMARRRRERFTVYHPQNPTSSSAQDDGPCIRRPGLGLLTFQSNNHPAIKMGIFGTLPSLRSSTDSTWSLSDSLTTLANDSRSTRLDHHHILNHGDQGGRINFGRTSTPFEFLNTNSGKVCESYHHHLETTAKDKFQKWGIKLQEDQQKEVAFIDFLGVGMIS; translated from the exons ATGGGAAAATCTGCAAGTAATAGCAGTACTACTGATTTTGGAAGAAATTGCTATAGAGGTCACTGGAGGCCTGCGGAGGACGACAAACTCCGGCAACTCGTGGAACGGTATGGCCCCCAAAACTGGAATTTCATTGCCGAACACCTAGATGGAAGATcag GGAAAAGTTGCAGATTGAGATGGTACAACCAACTGGAtccaaatattaataaaaagccATTCacagaagaagaggaagagaagcTTCTTTCAGCTCATAAAATTTATGGTAACAAATGGGCTTGCATTGCCAAGTATTTCCATGGCAGAACTGATAATGCTGTCAAGAACCATTACCATGTTGTTATGGCACGAAGGAGAAGAGAGAGGTTCACTGTTTATCACCCTCAAAACCCTACTAGTAGTAGTGCCCAAGATGATGGTCCTTGCATCCGACGGCCCGGATTAGGGCTCCTCACTTTCCAATCCAATAATCATCCGGCCATCAAAATGGGAATTTTCGGAACCTTGCCTTCTTTGAGATCATCTACGGATTCAACTTGGAGTTTAAGTGATTCTTTGACAACCCTCGCAAACGATTCCAGAAGTACTCGCCTTGATCATCATCATATTCTTAATCATGGTGATCAAGGAGGAAGAATTAATTTTGGCCGTACTAGTACTCCATTTGAATTCTTGAATACTAATTCTGGCAAAGTTTGTGAAAgctatcatcatcatcttgaGACCACAGCCAAGGACAAGTTCCAGAAATGGGGAATCAAATTACAAGAAGATCAGCAGAAAGAGGTGGCCTTCATAGACTTTCTTGGTGTGGGAATGATTTCTTag
- the LOC107425674 gene encoding photosystem I reaction center subunit N, chloroplastic, translating to MATMNSAVLACNYAISGPALSDLTGKASPVSAAPAVNGQKLPVIRAQQPKITSDSKESGRRAALLCLAATLFTTAAASNSSSANAGVIDDYLEKSKANKELNDQKRLATSGANFARAYTVEFGSCKFPENFTGCQDLAKQKKVPFISDDLDLECKGKDKYKCGSNVFWKW from the exons ATGGCAACCATGAACTCTGCTGTTTTGGCTTGTAACTATGCCATCTCAGGCCCCGCCTTATCGGACCTCACCGGGAAGGCCTCTCCCGTTTCAGCAGCTCCAGCTGTAAACGGTCAGAAGCTGCCTGTGATCAGGGCTCAGCAGCCTAAAATCACTTCCGACTCCAAAGAGTCCGGGCGGAGGGCTGCACTTCTTTGCCTTGCAGCCACCCTTTTCACCACTGCTGCTGCCTCCAACTCTTCTTCTGCCAATGCTGGAGTCATTGACGATTACCTTGAAAAGAGCAAAGCGAACAAG GAATTGAATGACCAGAAGAGATTGGCAACAAGTGGTGCAAACTTTGCAAGAGCATACACTGTGGAATTTGGAAGTTGCAAGTTCCCTGAGAACTTCACTGGCTGTCAAGATCTTGCAAAGCAAAAG AAAGTTCCATTTATCTCTGATGATTTGGATTTGGAGTGCAAAGGTAAGGACAAATACAAGTGTGGTTCTAATGTATTCTGGAAATGGTGA
- the LOC107425673 gene encoding probable polygalacturonase has protein sequence MDSEKPIFGTIGANFIRPSWAVMLLFLTLMAVVSIQFTTKAVIPRWVVSGWRPPPHPGGSERGSEDPRSCSGFFSDGPGQKRRVVMSITDFGGVGDGKTSNTETFRKAIRYMQRFGQLGGSQLNVPRGRWLTGSFNLTSNFTLYLEHGAVILGSQDPKEWPIIEPLPSYGRGRERLGGRHISLIHGDGLVNVVITGKNGTVDGQGKMWWELWWNRTLEYTRGHLLEIMNSKNILISNLTFLNSPFWTIHPVYSSNVVIKDMTILAPLKAPNTDGIDPDSSINVCIEDCYIESGDDLVAVKSGWDQYGISIARPSSNIIVRKVSGTTPTCSGVGIGSEMSGGISNITIEDMHVWDSAAGIRIKSDKGRGGYIANISISNIKMERVKIPIKFSRGSNDHPDEGWDAKAVPRVKGIFISNVLSLNSTRAPVLQGIEGASFEEICFKNVTVLGLAPSTAWHCEFVSGFTSEVFPAPCPQLQNDDFLSRCS, from the exons atggattctGAAAAACCCATTTTTGGTACCATCGGCGCTAACTTTATTAGACCATCATGGGCAGTTATGCTTCTTTTCCTTACGCTGATGGCGGTTGTGTCGATACAGTTCACGACGAAGGCGGTGATTCCTAGATGGGTGGTATCGGGTTGGAGGCCGCCGCCCCATCCGGGTGGGTCGGAAAGGGGTTCGGAGGATCCGAGAAGCTGTTCCGGGTTCTTCAGCGACGGTCCGGGGCAGAAGAGGAGGGTGGTCATGTCGATAACGGATTTCGGCGGGGTTGGAGACGGAAAAACGTCGAACACCGAAACGTTTCGGAAGGCGATACGCTACATGCAgcgtttcggccaactaggtggGTCCCAGCTTAACGTTCCCAGAGGAAGGTGGCTCACAGGCAGTTTTAACCTCACCAGTAATTTCACGCTTTACCTCGAACACGGCGCTGTAATTTTGGGCTCCCAG GACCCAAAGGAATGGCCTATTATTGAGCCATTGCCTTCGTATGGACGAGGGAGAGAAAGACTAGGAGGAAGACATATAAGCCTTATTCATGGTGATGGTCTCGTAAATGTTGTCATTACAG GAAAGAATGGTACAGTTGATGGTCAAGGGAAAATGTGGTGGGAACTTTGGTGGAATAGAACATTGGAATACACCAGAGGTCATCTTCTTGAAATAATGAACTCCAAAAACATCCTAATCTCCAACCTCACCTTCCTTAATTCTCCCTTTTGGACTATCCATCCAGTTTACTCTAG CAACGTTGTTATCAAAGACATGACGATTTTGGCTCCCCTTAAAGCCCCAAATACTGATGGCATAGATCCAG ATTCAAGCATCAATGTCTGCATTGAAGACTGTTACATTGAAAGTGGGGATGACCTTGTAGCAGTGAAGAGTGGATGGGATCAATATGGGATCAGCATTGCCCGTCCAAGCTCAAACATCATAGTAAGAAAAGTTTCAGGCACTACTCCAACCTGCTCTGGAGTTGGAATAGGAAGTGAGATGTCTGGAGGGATTTCAAATATTACTATTGAGGATATGCATGTTTGGGATTCAGCAGCTGGGATTCGCATAAAATCTGATAAGGGTAGGGGTGGTTACATAGCAAATATTAGTATAAGCAACATTAAAATGGAGAGAGTCAAGATCCCAATAAAGTTCAGCAGAGGCTCTAATGACCACCCTGATGAAGGATGGGATGCCAAAGCTGTTCCTAGGGTGAAGGGTATTTTTATAAGCAACGTACTTAGCTTAAATTCAACTAGAGCCCCTGTATTGCAGGGCATTGAGGGTGCATCATTTGAAGAGATTTGCTTTAAAAATGTTACAGTTCTTGGCTTAGCCCCATCTACGGCGTGGCATTGTGAATTTGTTTCAGGTTTTACTAGTGAGGTATTTCCAGCGCCCTGTCCGCAGTTGCAGAACGATGACTTTTTGTCCCGGTGTTCGTAA